Sequence from the Priestia megaterium genome:
ACAAGAACGGGACTGATCACATTCCAAAGAAGCTGGCCGGCACGATCACCCGAATATATAAGCGCTTTCATTTTATTTTGCAGCCCTTTTGCCTGCTTGCTTAATTCGGTAGAAGCTGTTTTTAACTTCTTTCTCTCGACGTATTGAAGTGTACTAGGATCAAGTTCCAAAATTTCCTTTCCTTTCTTCAAAAAGAAGCCTTGCCCCGACTTGCTTCCCAGCCAGCCATTTTCCTGCATTTGTTTCATAAATAAAGGGACATCGAACACTTCTTTTTCTTTGCCTTCTACTTTGTCAAATACATTGTTGGCCACATGAATAAATGTGTCTAGTCCCACTACGTCTAACGTTCGAAACGTTGCGCTTTTTGGTCTTCCAATTAAGGGGCCCGTCACAGAGTCAACTTCTCCCACACTGTAATTACCTTTTAACATTTCTTGAACGGTCACAAGTAAACCGTACGTACCGATACGGTTGGCGATAAAGTTAGGCGTATCTTTTGCAATAACTACTCCTTTACCTAATACATCTTCACCAAACGTTTTCACATATTCAACAATTTCTGATTTTGTGTCATGAGTTGGAATGATTTCTAATAACTTTAAATAACGCGGTGGATTAAAAAAGTGCGTTCCTAAAAAATGCGCTTTAAAATCTTCTGAGCGTCCTTTAGCCATTTCGTGGATCGATATTCCTGAAGTATTTGAACTTACAATACTTCCTTTTTTTCGTACACTGTCAATTCTTTCAAACAACTGCTGTTTAATATCAAGACGTTCCACTACTACTTCAATAATCCAATCACAGTCGCTTAACTGCTGTAAATGATCTTCAAGATTTCCTGGAGTAATTAACGATAGTGATGACTTCGACGTTAAAGGCGCCGGTTTTTGCTTCGTTAATTTAGCTAGAGCAGTTGTACTCAACCGATTTCTCACTTGCCTATCTTCAAGCGTTAGCTGCTTTTTTTCCTCGTCTGCTGTTAATGAAGTTGGAACCACGTCTAGCAAAAGCGTTGGAATTCCTACATTTGCTAAATGAGCTGCAATTCCAGAGCCCATAACTCCTGAACCTAAAACGGCGGCTTTTTTTATGTTCATAATTATCCCCACATCCCCTTTAATATATTGAATGAATGGTCATTCATTTTATGCGTAAAAAAAGAGAGTCACTGTTAATCTCTGTTTTTACTATAAAACATTTTTTAAATTTTCGCAATATATTCACAATATTATCTCTAACTATTTTTAATGTGTTTGGTTATCTTAATACACAGGAGGTGATTTTGTGAGCAAATTAAAGAAGGATCCATCGTCAGCAGGCGTAAGCGCAGCAAGCGTTAAAGGAAATGCTGGACCGGTCAATGAACCGCACGGACGCGGCAAAAAGACATCTCAAAACCAACAGTACACAAAGCATAACACTCAAGGACATTAACCTCAAAATCGAACATGAGTAATCGAATCATGTTCGATTTTTGATTATTTCTTACTTTGTCATCACGACCATTTCATTATTATTTTTTTACAATTCCTTTTAAGACAAATGCGACATTTGCAGGTCTTTCTGCAAGGCGCCTCATAAAGTACCCATACCAGTCCGTTCCATAAGGAACGTACACTCTCATTTTATATTGTTCTGCTACGAGCTGAACTTGCCTTTCTGATCGAATGCCGTATAGCATCTGAAATTCAAACTGATTCATTGAAATTCCATGCTTTTTAACAAACTCTTTTGCATACTGAATGATTCGTTCATCGTGAGTAGCAACTGCTGTGTAGTGACCGTTTAATAAGTGGAGTCCAATTATGTTTTTGAAGTTTTCATCTACGTCTTCTTTATCAGGAAACGCCACGTCTGCTGCTTCTTTGTACGCCCCTTTCACTAACCTTAATTTAGGAGCATAAGCATCTAATTCACGGACGTCACTTTCTGTTCGATATAAGTACGCTTGAAGCACCGTCCCTACGTGTTCATACTCATTTTTTAATTGTTTAAATAGCTTAATCGTCTTGCTGCATCGCTTATAGTCCTCCATATCAATCGTCACAAATACGCTATATTTTTCCGCTTCTTCAAGAATACGTCGCATATGATGAAGTGCCAAATCCTCTGAAATATCCAGTCCCATAGACGTTAATTTTAAAGAAATTTCTGAATCTAATCTTTCTTTGTGTATAAGGTGAATGGCCTTTATGCATTGAGCTGCAGCATGATCAACTTCAGCTTCACTTTCCACAAACTCGCCAAGATAATCAATCGTTACTTTTAATCCCTGTTCATTTAGCTTTTTTATCACACTAACAGCTTCATCGATGGTTTCCCCTGCAACAAAACGTGCTGCTCCAAAACGTAAGCCATAGCGCTTAGCCAGCTTTGTTAACTTTTTGCTTTTTGATAACAATAAAAAAAAGTTTCTTATCGTTTGTTCCAAAGCAACCCCCCGCCTTCACTTGTCATACGCCTCACAAAATTTATTTAATTATCATTAATTTTACCATTTTTTAAACTAGATAGATAGGCACCCTTTATTAACATATGCATACAAAATCAAAAAGCGACCGAGAGCTTTTTGATAAAAAAACATCCATCAGCTTTGTGATGAATGTTTTTATTCTGGTTTTCGCTGTGACGCTCGATGCGCTTCATTCAGCTCTTTTATTTCCTTCACAATCTCGACCATTTCCGCTTTTGCTTCTGGATATAATTGATTCCAATGCTTTGTTAAAGGCGGCATGGATTTTGAGATATGGTTGTAAAGTGCCCACATTTTCACTTTTTCCTGCAGCTGTTCGTCACTTTGACCAACCATTAGTTCCGTATACTTTTCAATCAAACCGTCGAATTGCTCTTGAAAGGTTTTACTCATGCACAATCACTCCTTTCTTTGGTTTACAAATAACCGGACACGTTCGACAATAAGTCTTTTTATCTCCTGTTTGGTAAGACAAACAGCACGTTTGCCGACCTCTTATCTCCTGCTTTTGCTTCTCTACATATGGAGGAAGTGAACTGTACCTAGCAAACGGATTATGATGGTATGAACCAAAGTGATGACCCTCAGCTTCTTCCAACACGTATCGTAAATTCTTTTGTACTTGCACATTTTCTATTTCTTCATTTGCCAAAAGCAAATCATAAAGCCAGTGGATATAAACAGCTACGTTTTCCCATAGAGTCAGCTTCGAGATTTTTGTCACTTTACGCAGCGATGACCATATCGGCTCAATGTGATGAGCAAACAATTCATCAAGAAGTTCATCAAGAAGAATTTTCCGATTGTCCTCTGTTACTTCTTTCGTCTCAATTTCTGAGATAAACACTTTTGGGAGCCACATAGTTTCAGCGTCTTCTGTATGCAACGAAACATTTTTAGTCGATGCGTTTATCTTTTTTTGAAACACAATAAATGAATACAAAGCCGCCACCACAACAAAGCTATACCGCTTCGCTAACATGGAAGCAGCTGCTCTCAAGTTATCAGCCTCCATCGTCTGTTGAATCCACAGCAGCTGCATCCTCAGCGTGCTTTCGTCCATGCAGCTGGAGGGAGACAACCTATACAGCGAGTTATCTTTAAACGTACAGCGGAATTTTTCTGCTAACTCGCTTTGCTCTTTCTTATTGAGCATGCTGCGTTTCAACGCGCAGCTTATTCACAATACATCGTCCGCGCCCATGAGGAATACAAAGAGGCGTTCCAAATAACGGATCCACCGTCACTTCACAGTTCATATTAAAGACTCGCTGTACTAAATCGCAGTTAATGACTTCTTCTGGTCTTCCCTGTGCATAGATTTTTTTATCTTGAAGCGCCACAATATGATGAGCATAGCGGCAGGCTAAGTTTAAATCATGCAGCACCATTACGATGGTACGATTTTCTTTTTCATTCAGTTCAAACAACAAGTCCAAGATCTCAATTTGATGCGTCATATCTAAATACGTTGTCGGTTCATCAAGTAAAATAATATCCGTATCTTGTGCTAATGTCATAGCAATCCATGCGCGCTGACGCTGTCCTCCAGAAAGCGAATCAACTTGACGATCAGCCAAGTCTGCTAACCCTGTTGCTTCGAGTGCATTTTGTACTTTTTCTTCATCTTCTTGAGACCACTGACGGAACCAATTTTGATACGGATAGCGCCCTTGTTTAACAAGCTGAAGCACTGTCAACCCTTCAGGTGCAACAGGACCTTGCGGAAGGATTGCTAGCTGCTTTGCAATTTCCTTTGTCGGAAGAGAGGAAATTTTAGAGCCTTCTAGTAAAATAGAGCCGGCATGTGGCTTTAATAATCTTGCTAGTGAACGCAGCAGCGTAGATTTTCCGCATCCATTACTGCCGATAAAAACCGTAATCTCACCCTTTGGGATGGTAACGTCAAGCTCATCTATAATCATCGCTTCTCCATATGATAATGTTAGCGATTTTGTTTCTAACGAATGCATGCGAATCGCTCCTTCTACAAAGAATGCTATACGTTTCTTTGTTTGTATAGTAAATAAATGAAGTACGGTGCGCCAATTGCAGCTGTAAATACACCTGCTGGCACTTCGATTGGCAAGAAAAATGTTCGGCCAATTAAATCTGCTGCTGTGATTAAGATTGCTCCGATTAATGCCGATAGCGGTATTAAAGCTCCGAATGAAGAACCTACCAGCTTTCGGGCAATATGTGGAGCAAGCAATCCTACAAAGCTAATTCCGCCGGCAAATGCAACGGCGCTTCCTGTTAAAGCTGTACTCATCAGCAATAGTGCCAAACGATTTTTTTGAACGCGACTTCCAACGTTAGTCGCAATTTCTTCACCTAATTCTTGAACATTTAAATTTCGAATCATTAAAATCGTGATTATAACTAGCCCTATTGTAACAGGAACTAGTATGGAAACACTGGCCCAATTTGAGCCATACACCGTTCCTGTGATCCAAATATTTGCCTGACTAGCGCGATAGATAGGACCCATAATCATAAACAGCGTGGTCATAGCTTTCGTTAACGCTGTTAATCCAATTCCTATTAATACTAGTGTAATAGGAGAGACGCCATTTTTCCAGGCAAACACATAAAGTAAAAGCGCCACTGCCACTGCACCTAAAAATGCGCTAACAGGCATCCAATTAATACTTACGGTTAACGAGTTGCTTTTATCACTAAATAGTGTCAAAAATAACACTACACCGACTGACGCTCCTCCTGTTAATCCAATTAAGTCTGGTGAAGCAAGCGGATTTCTCACAAGCCCCTGCAAGATAGCGCCTGCAATAGCTAGGCAAATACCGGCACAAATGGCAACAATAATGCGTGGAAGTCTGAAAGATGTAACAACTAATCGTTCAAACTCCAATCCATGACCCGCTAAAATTTTAATCACACGAAGTGGATTAATAAATAAGTCACCCGTACCTGCACTCAATAAAAAGAGAGCAACAAGTGCAGCTGAAAATCCAATAATGATCAGAGCTGCTTTTATGTTAACCAAAAATGAAATTCTCTTTAAGCGAAGAGATAAGTATGTTTTCATGACGCCTTTGCCCCTTTCCTTGCCATATAGATAAAGAAAGGTGTACCAATAACAGCAGTCATGACTCCAACAGGGATTTCTTGAGGCATAATGACATACCTGGCCGCAACATCGGCTAATAAAATTAAGATCCCGCCGGCAACCGCACTATAGGGAAATACCCAACGATAATCTTGTCCTACAATTGCTCTTACAACATGAGGAACAATAATTCCGACAAAGCTGATCGGACCGGCTACTGCAACGGCTCCACCAGCTAAAATGGCAATAATGATGCCGCTTATAATTTTGACAAGAGCCGTTCTTTGACCTAATCCTTTAGCTACATCTTCACCAATCGTTAAAATATTAATTTTTGAAGCGATAAAAAACGTGACAATGATTGCTGGTACTATATAAGGCAGTATGCCATACAGCATTTCCACCTTGCGTCCTTGCACAGATCCAGCCAGCCAAAAGAGAACTTGATCAAGTGAAGATTCATCCACAGCCAGCAGTCCTTGTGTTAAAGAAGAGAAAAAGGCTGCAATAGCCGCTCCTGCGAGCGTCAATTTAATAGGCGTTAATCCTTCTTTTCCGATGGACCCAAGAAAATAGACAACCACTACGGTTAATGCCGCTCCTACAAATGCAATCCATGTAAAAGCTTGAAGTGAATTGACCGAAAAAATCATCACTGCAACAACAATAAAAAAGCTGGCCCCAGCGTTCACACCAATAATATCCGGTGAAGCAAGTGGGTTTTTCGTTAACGCCTGCATCATTGCTCCTGCAATTCCTAAACAAATACCTACCACAGCACCGATTATAGCGCGCGGCAATCGAATATTTTGAATAACTATGTGCTCATTCGAACCGTTAAACGCTTGAAAAGCTTCAAATGCTGTCTTGATACTTGTATCTGTGTATCCGAGTACGATACTTAATCCAATACAGATTAAAAGCAGCATGATTCCAATGATGAGCCCCATTACTTTCATTTGAACACTGCGTAGCATCATTTTCATTGCTCTCCTCTAAGATGATTCCTATATATATCTAACCTTTAGTTTAGGAAACATTGAAAAAAGTGTCAATGATTTTGAGAATCATTTTCAATTTTTAATTGACACCGCTTAAAAATTAGAATATTATCTTAATTGTTAATGAAAATCATTATCATTTAAGAGGGGGAAGAGATGTGAATACATATTCTAAAGGCAAGTTGTCATATTTGTTATCCATTCTTACCATTATGACACTGCTTGTGCTGGCAGCCTGCGGTAATTCAAACAGCGCTGACGGCGATAAAAAAGAAAAAACGGAAGGTTCTGGCGAAACTTATACAGTAAAACACGCAATGGATAAAACAGAGATTAAAGGAACACCTAAACGAGTGGTCGTTTTAACAAACGAAGGTACTGAAGCTCTTCTTGCAATGGGTGTAAAGCCTGTGGGTGCTGTTCAATCATGGTTAGGAAATCCGTGGTATGACCATATTAAAGGTCAGATGAAAGGCGTTAAAAGTGTAGGTACAGAAAGCGAGCCAAGCTTAGAAGCAATCGCAGCTTTAAAACCTGACTTGATTATCGGAAATAAAATGCGCCAAGAAAAAGTATACGATCAGCTGAGTCAAATTGCTCCGACTGTCTTCTCTGAAGAACTGCGCGGAGACTGGAAGTCAAACTTTAAGCTATATGCAAAAGCTGTAAATAAAGAAGAAAAAGGTAAAGAAGTATTAGCGGACTACGACAATCGCATAGCTGATTTAAAGAAACGTCTTGGTAATCAGTTAAAACAAAAAATCTCAGTTGTACGCTTTACAGCTGGAGACGTTCGTATCTATCATAAAGATTCGTTCTCAGGCGTTATTTTAGATCAGCTTGGCTTTGCTCGCCCTGAATCTCAAGACAAAAATGATTTTGCTGAAATGAATGCAACAAAAGAACGCATTCCGGCAATGGACGGCGATCAGCTATTCTACTTCTCTTATGAAACGGGAGACGGCGAAGCAACAAAGCTTGAAAAAGAATGGATAAACGATCCGCTTTTCAAAAAGTTAAAAGTAGCTCAAGAAGACCATGTTCATAAAGTAGATGATGCTACTTGGAATACAGCAGGCGGCGTGTTAGCAGCTAATATCGTACTTGATGATATTGAAAAAATCTTCTTAGATAAAAAACAATAATAATATGAAAGAAAGAGCTTCGACCAATCGAAGCTCTTTTTGCATGTATAATGTATTTCCTTTCATCGCACACTAACCGTGGTCTCACTTTATTAAATAGGAGTGGTGAAAATGAATTCAAAAAAACAGCCTAAAAAGCAGCCTGATACAAATGAAATGGCTGACCGTCAGTTCGAAACAGAAGATTATAACCGACAAGATGCACTCTCACAAGGTCTAGCAGAAACACATGAGCAAGTAAGCGACGCCTATCAAGAAGGATCATTTGAAGATACAGATCGTTAATAAAAAAAGAGCTGACTCTAAGTCAGCTCTTTTTTTATTTTGAATGCTGCCATGCCGTTTTAGGCAATGACATGGACATCCACTGCTGGCGCTTTGATTTATCAATCGTTACTTTCTTTGCTTTAATTCCTTGTTGAATCAGCTGTTTCATTAGTTTATCAATTGACTTCATCGCTATTCACCTCAAAAGCGGAAATTTGTTTTGCTTCTATTTTTTTACTTTTTTGCGCTTAAACTTCATAAAAAACTCATAGACAATTGGAACGATAATGAGCGTAAGCAGCGTAGAACTTGTTAGTCCTCCGATTACCGTAACCCCTAGCCCTTTTGAAATAAGGCCTCCACCTTCAAATCCAAAAGCTAATGGAAGCAGTGCACCAATCGTTGCAATAGCTGTCATTAAGATCGGGCGAAGACGTGTCATTCCAGCTTCTAGTAACGCTTCACGCGTCGACAGACCCTCTTGCTCTTTATGAATCACGCGGTCAATCAGCACAATTGCATTTGTTACCACAATTCCAATCAGCATAAGAGCTCCAATCATCGAAGAAATGCTGATCGTTTCTCCAGAGATTAAAAGCGCCACTAGTGCACCGATGAGTGTAAATGGAAGTGAGAATAAGATAGCAAATGGTGCTAGCCCTCCACCAAATGTCAGTACTAGTACGAAGTACACGATACCGATGGCTGCGAGCATAGCAATTCCTAATTGACTAAATGAGTCATTAATTTGCTCTGATGCTCCGCCAAAGTTAATATCCATATCACTTGGCAAATCAATTTTCTTCACTTCTTTTTGGACGTTAGAAGAAACGCCGCCTACATCGTCACTCTTAATATCGGCACTTACCTCTGCATAAATTTTATTATCACGGCGAGTTACCGTATTCGATGTTTTACCCTTTTTAATATCGACAACTTCATTTAATGTAACTTCCTGTCCAGTTTGAGAGGTCACTTTTGTGCTTGAAAGTTCGGCAAAAGTAGAGAAATCCTCTTTTTCTTTTGGAAGGTATACGTTAATTTCGTTTCCGTCTTTTTGGATAGTCGTTAATACTTCACGCTGTCCAAGGTTCGAAATTTGCATGCCGATTTGACTAGCAGACAAGCCCAGTTCAGCGGCTTTCTTTTGATTCGGTACTAGCGTATATTCATCAAACGTATCTGAAAGCGTAGAATCGACATTTTTCAGTTCTTTATGCTTTTCTAAAACATGCTGAACTTTATCAGCATAAGGTTTGATTTCATCTAAGCTATCTCCGTAAATAAGGACGTTTAATGAATTATTGCTGCCGCTAGACGCCGTATTCATTGAGCCCCATTCACCTTGATTCGCTTGTTTATTAAGAGCTTTTAATACTTTATCCTGCTCTTTATCAAAGTTTTGTGTATCCTCGTCATATTGCACAAATGTTAAAACGTTATTTTTGCTTCCCGGATTAAAAGAGTTACCTTCACCGAACGAATACTGAACCGTTTTGACACCATCTCGCTTCATCAAGTACGCTTCTGCGCGATTTGCTGCTTTTTCTACGTCGCTTTGAGACTGTCCGGCTTTCGGTGTATACGTAAGCGTCAGCGTTTTTTCTTGATCGGATGATAAGAAGCTCACGCCAATAGAAGGAACTAAGAATAAACTTCCTACTAACAGTAGTACGGCTAACCCAAAGGAAATAAGCTTATGGTTTAGCGTCCAGTTCAAAATTCGCTTATATCCGTGCGCTAGTTTGCTTGGTTTTTCTTCTTTTACTTTTACATTTGTTTTAAATAACGAATGAGCAAGCATTGGCACGAGTGTTACCGCTACTAGCAGTGATGCTAACAGTGCAAAAACAACGGTTAACGCAAACGGTAAGAATAGCTCTCCTACCGGTCCTTCTACTAGACCTAACGGTAAGAATACGGCCACGGTTACGATTGTAGAAGAGAAAATTGGAACAAACATCTCTTTCGTCGCCGCGACAATTAAATCTTTTCCTTTAAGCTTTTCTTCCTGATAAGCCATGCGGCGGTAAATATTTTCAATAACGACAATGGAATCATCTACAACCCTTCCGATGGCTACAGTCATCGCTCCAAGCGTCATAATATTTAAAGAGATATCCATTGATTTGAGCGCTAAAATGGCGATTAATAACGAAAGCGGAATCGAAATAACGGCAATAATCGTTGAACGAATATCACGTAAAAATAAAAGAATAATAATAACCGCAAAGACCGCACCGATAATAGCTTTATTTAGCATCGTATGAACAGAATCTTCAATCGGTTTACCTTGATCAAAAATATTGTCAACGTGAAGGTCTTTATTTTTCTTTTCTAGGCTATTCATTTTTTCTTTAATATCATTTACAACATTTACTGTGTTCGCATCCTTCGCTTTGACAACTTGTACAGCAATTGAAGGTTTTCCGTTCGTGCGAGAAATAGATTCTGCTTTCCCCGTCACTTTAATATCCGCAATTTCTTTTAATTTCACAGTTGGAATAGAAGCTGCGGACGGCGCCTGCTGCACGGCTCCTTGTGTCTGCTGCTGGCTCATTCCTTGTTGCTGATCTTGAGCAGCTCCTTGACTAGGAACAGCTGGAATCTCTAAGTTTTCCAAATCTTTTTCTGCTGTCATCTTTCCGTCTACCACAACAGATTTTTGAGATCCATCCATCGTATACGTACCAGCCGGCACTTTTGCATCAGATGCTTGGATAAGCTTTTTCACCGTATCTTCATCGAGTCCCAGCTGCTTGAGCTTGTCTTGTTTGAATACAAGTTCTGCTTCTTCAACTTGTTCTCCTGACACACTGACCGAAGAAATCCCTTGCACTTTTTCAACTTGTGGAACAACGGTATTTTTTACATACTTCGTTAATTCTTCTAATGATTTTTTATCATCTGAAACGCTTAATGAAATAATCGGAAAATCACTAATGCTTTGTCTTGAAACATTTGGTTCCTCTACATCATCTGGCAGATCTACGTTTGAAAGAGCTCGTCTAACTTCGTCTTCTGCCTTCTCCATATCTTTACTAAAGCTATATTCAACTTGAATAGTAGCCATATTTTCATAAGAAGATGAGCTAACTGTCTCAACGCCGCTCAGTCCCTGAAGCTTTTGTTCAATCGGCTTACTCACCTTATCTGCCACTTGTTCCGGAGTGGCTCCCGGATAAGTTGCAGTGACTGTTACAACAGGCGTTGAAATATCAGGAATGGTCTCTAGTTTCATATTAAACCCTGAATACAGCCCTGCAATAATGACAAAGAGTGTTAACAGCCATACTGCAAATTTATTTTTCAATGAAAATTTAATAAACTTCCCCAATGCATATCCTCCTTCAAATATATGTATACTAATAAAATTGACTGATCGGTCACAACAACTTAAAATATAAATGACTAACCGGTCAGTGTCAACCCTAAGCAGGCTCTCTCCTAACATGTTCATAATAAAGAC
This genomic interval carries:
- a CDS encoding efflux RND transporter permease subunit, whose translation is MGKFIKFSLKNKFAVWLLTLFVIIAGLYSGFNMKLETIPDISTPVVTVTATYPGATPEQVADKVSKPIEQKLQGLSGVETVSSSSYENMATIQVEYSFSKDMEKAEDEVRRALSNVDLPDDVEEPNVSRQSISDFPIISLSVSDDKKSLEELTKYVKNTVVPQVEKVQGISSVSVSGEQVEEAELVFKQDKLKQLGLDEDTVKKLIQASDAKVPAGTYTMDGSQKSVVVDGKMTAEKDLENLEIPAVPSQGAAQDQQQGMSQQQTQGAVQQAPSAASIPTVKLKEIADIKVTGKAESISRTNGKPSIAVQVVKAKDANTVNVVNDIKEKMNSLEKKNKDLHVDNIFDQGKPIEDSVHTMLNKAIIGAVFAVIIILLFLRDIRSTIIAVISIPLSLLIAILALKSMDISLNIMTLGAMTVAIGRVVDDSIVVIENIYRRMAYQEEKLKGKDLIVAATKEMFVPIFSSTIVTVAVFLPLGLVEGPVGELFLPFALTVVFALLASLLVAVTLVPMLAHSLFKTNVKVKEEKPSKLAHGYKRILNWTLNHKLISFGLAVLLLVGSLFLVPSIGVSFLSSDQEKTLTLTYTPKAGQSQSDVEKAANRAEAYLMKRDGVKTVQYSFGEGNSFNPGSKNNVLTFVQYDEDTQNFDKEQDKVLKALNKQANQGEWGSMNTASSGSNNSLNVLIYGDSLDEIKPYADKVQHVLEKHKELKNVDSTLSDTFDEYTLVPNQKKAAELGLSASQIGMQISNLGQREVLTTIQKDGNEINVYLPKEKEDFSTFAELSSTKVTSQTGQEVTLNEVVDIKKGKTSNTVTRRDNKIYAEVSADIKSDDVGGVSSNVQKEVKKIDLPSDMDINFGGASEQINDSFSQLGIAMLAAIGIVYFVLVLTFGGGLAPFAILFSLPFTLIGALVALLISGETISISSMIGALMLIGIVVTNAIVLIDRVIHKEQEGLSTREALLEAGMTRLRPILMTAIATIGALLPLAFGFEGGGLISKGLGVTVIGGLTSSTLLTLIIVPIVYEFFMKFKRKKVKK
- a CDS encoding ABC transporter substrate-binding protein — its product is MNTYSKGKLSYLLSILTIMTLLVLAACGNSNSADGDKKEKTEGSGETYTVKHAMDKTEIKGTPKRVVVLTNEGTEALLAMGVKPVGAVQSWLGNPWYDHIKGQMKGVKSVGTESEPSLEAIAALKPDLIIGNKMRQEKVYDQLSQIAPTVFSEELRGDWKSNFKLYAKAVNKEEKGKEVLADYDNRIADLKKRLGNQLKQKISVVRFTAGDVRIYHKDSFSGVILDQLGFARPESQDKNDFAEMNATKERIPAMDGDQLFYFSYETGDGEATKLEKEWINDPLFKKLKVAQEDHVHKVDDATWNTAGGVLAANIVLDDIEKIFLDKKQ
- a CDS encoding proline dehydrogenase family protein, which translates into the protein MEQTIRNFFLLLSKSKKLTKLAKRYGLRFGAARFVAGETIDEAVSVIKKLNEQGLKVTIDYLGEFVESEAEVDHAAAQCIKAIHLIHKERLDSEISLKLTSMGLDISEDLALHHMRRILEEAEKYSVFVTIDMEDYKRCSKTIKLFKQLKNEYEHVGTVLQAYLYRTESDVRELDAYAPKLRLVKGAYKEAADVAFPDKEDVDENFKNIIGLHLLNGHYTAVATHDERIIQYAKEFVKKHGISMNQFEFQMLYGIRSERQVQLVAEQYKMRVYVPYGTDWYGYFMRRLAERPANVAFVLKGIVKK
- a CDS encoding IucA/IucC family C-terminal-domain containing protein — translated: MLNKKEQSELAEKFRCTFKDNSLYRLSPSSCMDESTLRMQLLWIQQTMEADNLRAAASMLAKRYSFVVVAALYSFIVFQKKINASTKNVSLHTEDAETMWLPKVFISEIETKEVTEDNRKILLDELLDELFAHHIEPIWSSLRKVTKISKLTLWENVAVYIHWLYDLLLANEEIENVQVQKNLRYVLEEAEGHHFGSYHHNPFARYSSLPPYVEKQKQEIRGRQTCCLSYQTGDKKTYCRTCPVICKPKKGVIVHE
- a CDS encoding YuzL family protein, whose translation is MSKLKKDPSSAGVSAASVKGNAGPVNEPHGRGKKTSQNQQYTKHNTQGH
- a CDS encoding YozQ family protein yields the protein MNSKKQPKKQPDTNEMADRQFETEDYNRQDALSQGLAETHEQVSDAYQEGSFEDTDR
- a CDS encoding FecCD family ABC transporter permease translates to MMLRSVQMKVMGLIIGIMLLLICIGLSIVLGYTDTSIKTAFEAFQAFNGSNEHIVIQNIRLPRAIIGAVVGICLGIAGAMMQALTKNPLASPDIIGVNAGASFFIVVAVMIFSVNSLQAFTWIAFVGAALTVVVVYFLGSIGKEGLTPIKLTLAGAAIAAFFSSLTQGLLAVDESSLDQVLFWLAGSVQGRKVEMLYGILPYIVPAIIVTFFIASKINILTIGEDVAKGLGQRTALVKIISGIIIAILAGGAVAVAGPISFVGIIVPHVVRAIVGQDYRWVFPYSAVAGGILILLADVAARYVIMPQEIPVGVMTAVIGTPFFIYMARKGAKAS
- a CDS encoding YusU family protein; protein product: MSKTFQEQFDGLIEKYTELMVGQSDEQLQEKVKMWALYNHISKSMPPLTKHWNQLYPEAKAEMVEIVKEIKELNEAHRASQRKPE
- a CDS encoding ABC transporter ATP-binding protein, which translates into the protein MHSLETKSLTLSYGEAMIIDELDVTIPKGEITVFIGSNGCGKSTLLRSLARLLKPHAGSILLEGSKISSLPTKEIAKQLAILPQGPVAPEGLTVLQLVKQGRYPYQNWFRQWSQEDEEKVQNALEATGLADLADRQVDSLSGGQRQRAWIAMTLAQDTDIILLDEPTTYLDMTHQIEILDLLFELNEKENRTIVMVLHDLNLACRYAHHIVALQDKKIYAQGRPEEVINCDLVQRVFNMNCEVTVDPLFGTPLCIPHGRGRCIVNKLRVETQHAQ
- a CDS encoding FecCD family ABC transporter permease; this translates as MKTYLSLRLKRISFLVNIKAALIIIGFSAALVALFLLSAGTGDLFINPLRVIKILAGHGLEFERLVVTSFRLPRIIVAICAGICLAIAGAILQGLVRNPLASPDLIGLTGGASVGVVLFLTLFSDKSNSLTVSINWMPVSAFLGAVAVALLLYVFAWKNGVSPITLVLIGIGLTALTKAMTTLFMIMGPIYRASQANIWITGTVYGSNWASVSILVPVTIGLVIITILMIRNLNVQELGEEIATNVGSRVQKNRLALLLMSTALTGSAVAFAGGISFVGLLAPHIARKLVGSSFGALIPLSALIGAILITAADLIGRTFFLPIEVPAGVFTAAIGAPYFIYLLYKQRNV